From one Microbacterium aurum genomic stretch:
- the rlmN gene encoding 23S rRNA (adenine(2503)-C(2))-methyltransferase RlmN, translated as MTDPSPVRTTRPRQVRPRAEGWTQRLDAEGKPLLQFAAPKKGMPPVHLADVTPEQRVEKVKELGLPGFRAKQVEKHYFQHYTSDPAAMTDLPASGREELVAGLLPHLLTEVRRLETDRGDTIKFLWKLHDGALVESVLMRYPGRITLCVSSQAGCGMNCPFCATGQAGLTRNMSAAEIIEQVVRANAAIRAGELGPAEHADERVTNIVFMGMGEPLANYNRVMQAVRTMVDKDHGLGMSARGVTVSTVGLVPAINKLAAEDIPVTFALSLHAPDDQLRDEMIPINSRWKVDEALDAARGYFEKTGRRVSIEYALIKDMNDHAWRADLLATKLNERGRGWVHVNPIPLNPTPGSVWTASEKDVQREFVRRLNEAGIPTTLRDTRGKEIDGACGQLVATEEDRAVAASVPVEV; from the coding sequence ATGACCGATCCCAGCCCCGTGCGCACCACCCGTCCCCGTCAGGTGCGCCCGCGCGCGGAAGGCTGGACCCAGCGGCTCGACGCCGAGGGCAAGCCCCTCCTGCAGTTCGCCGCCCCCAAGAAGGGGATGCCGCCCGTACACCTCGCCGACGTCACGCCCGAGCAGCGCGTCGAGAAGGTCAAGGAGTTGGGGCTGCCGGGGTTCCGGGCGAAGCAGGTCGAGAAACACTACTTCCAGCACTACACGTCGGATCCCGCCGCAATGACCGACCTCCCGGCATCCGGTCGGGAGGAGCTCGTCGCGGGCCTGCTGCCGCATCTGCTCACCGAGGTGCGACGGCTGGAGACCGACCGCGGCGACACGATCAAGTTCCTCTGGAAGCTGCACGATGGGGCGCTCGTCGAGTCGGTGCTCATGCGCTACCCCGGTCGCATCACCCTGTGCGTGTCGTCGCAAGCGGGGTGCGGCATGAACTGTCCGTTCTGCGCGACGGGCCAGGCGGGACTCACCCGCAACATGTCGGCGGCGGAGATCATCGAGCAGGTCGTCCGCGCGAACGCGGCGATCCGCGCCGGTGAGCTGGGCCCCGCCGAGCACGCCGACGAGCGCGTCACCAACATCGTCTTCATGGGGATGGGGGAGCCCCTCGCCAACTACAACCGGGTGATGCAGGCCGTCCGCACGATGGTCGACAAGGATCACGGCCTCGGGATGAGCGCGCGCGGTGTGACGGTGTCGACCGTGGGCCTCGTGCCGGCGATCAACAAACTCGCCGCCGAGGACATCCCGGTGACCTTCGCGCTGTCGCTGCACGCGCCCGACGACCAGCTGCGCGACGAGATGATCCCGATCAACTCGCGCTGGAAGGTCGACGAGGCGCTGGATGCCGCGCGCGGCTACTTCGAGAAGACCGGCCGCCGCGTGTCGATCGAGTACGCCCTGATCAAGGACATGAACGATCACGCGTGGCGCGCCGATCTGCTCGCGACGAAGCTCAACGAGCGCGGCCGCGGGTGGGTGCACGTGAACCCGATTCCGCTGAACCCGACGCCCGGGTCGGTGTGGACGGCCTCCGAGAAGGACGTGCAGCGCGAGTTCGTCCGCCGCCTCAACGAAGCCGGCATCCCGACGACCCTCCGCGACACCCGCGGCAAGGAGATCGACGGCGCGTGCGGCCAGCTCGTCGCGACCGAGGAAGACCGCGCGGTCGCGGCATCCGTCCCCGTCGAGGTGTGA
- a CDS encoding aldo/keto reductase family protein: MVNYRYLGNSGFKVSEITYGNWVTHASQVGNEAAIATVHKALDLGITSFDTADAYANTAAEVVLADALKGLERTDYEVFTKVYWPIGKKGPNDQGLSRKHLFDGIHGSLRRLNVDYVDLYQAHRFDYETPLEETMQAFADIVRQGKALYIGVSEWTAEQLREGAALAKELNFQLVSNQPQYSALWRVIEGKVVPTSEELGISQIVWSPMAQGVLSGKYLPGQPVPDGSRATDEKSGANFIKRFLQDDTLAAVQKLKPIAEQAGLTMPQLAIAWVLQNPNVSAALVGASRPEQLEDSVKASGVVLDAEVMSAIDEALAPAAVTDPEETYTVSPASRPL; this comes from the coding sequence ATGGTCAATTATCGCTATCTCGGCAACAGCGGCTTCAAGGTCTCGGAGATCACGTACGGCAATTGGGTGACCCACGCCTCCCAGGTGGGAAACGAGGCCGCCATCGCGACGGTTCACAAGGCGCTCGACCTCGGCATCACGTCGTTCGATACCGCGGATGCCTACGCCAACACCGCCGCGGAGGTCGTGTTGGCCGACGCGCTGAAAGGCCTCGAGCGCACCGACTACGAGGTCTTCACGAAGGTCTACTGGCCCATCGGCAAGAAGGGGCCGAACGATCAGGGTCTGTCGCGCAAGCACCTCTTCGACGGCATCCACGGCTCTCTCCGTCGACTGAACGTCGACTACGTCGACCTGTACCAGGCGCACCGCTTCGACTACGAGACCCCGCTCGAGGAGACGATGCAGGCGTTCGCCGATATCGTGCGCCAGGGCAAGGCCCTCTACATCGGCGTCAGCGAGTGGACGGCTGAGCAGCTGCGCGAAGGCGCCGCACTCGCCAAGGAGCTGAACTTCCAGCTCGTCAGCAACCAGCCGCAGTACTCGGCGCTCTGGCGCGTCATCGAGGGCAAGGTCGTGCCGACCTCCGAAGAGCTCGGCATCTCTCAGATCGTCTGGTCGCCGATGGCGCAGGGCGTGCTCAGCGGCAAGTACCTGCCCGGTCAGCCCGTTCCCGACGGCTCGCGGGCGACCGACGAGAAGAGCGGGGCGAACTTCATCAAGCGCTTCCTGCAGGACGACACGCTCGCCGCCGTGCAGAAGCTCAAGCCGATCGCCGAGCAGGCGGGCCTCACCATGCCGCAGCTGGCGATCGCATGGGTGCTGCAGAACCCGAACGTCTCGGCGGCTCTCGTGGGTGCCTCGCGTCCCGAGCAGCTCGAGGACTCCGTCAAGGCGTCCGGCGTCGTCCTCGATGCCGAGGTGATGTCGGCGATCGATGAGGCCCTCGCACCCGCCGCGGTCACCGACCCCGAGGAGACCTACACGGTCTCGCCGGCCTCGCGTCCGCTCTGA
- a CDS encoding ribonuclease H family protein → MTSATDPTDTYTVATDGACKGNPGPTGWAWVGEDGHWAAGAIPVGTNNIGELMGMLKAIEDHADIPHLVVQADSKYAIDTYSSWMDGHRRRGWKTSTGAPTKNRDLLEQLIAARDARRAAGLPDVVLEHVRGHRGHVLNEWADERAVRGAEHAAKGTASAWSSLGGLHPQLDVSAAPTKKR, encoded by the coding sequence GTGACTTCTGCGACCGACCCGACCGACACCTACACCGTGGCTACTGACGGCGCCTGCAAGGGCAACCCGGGACCGACGGGATGGGCGTGGGTCGGCGAGGACGGCCACTGGGCGGCGGGCGCCATCCCCGTCGGCACGAACAACATCGGCGAGCTCATGGGCATGCTGAAAGCCATCGAAGATCACGCGGATATCCCTCACCTGGTCGTGCAGGCGGACTCGAAGTACGCGATCGACACATACTCCTCGTGGATGGATGGCCACCGCCGACGCGGCTGGAAAACCTCCACCGGAGCCCCCACCAAGAACCGCGACCTGCTCGAACAACTCATCGCCGCTCGCGACGCGCGCCGCGCGGCAGGACTTCCCGACGTCGTACTCGAGCACGTGCGCGGGCACCGCGGACACGTGCTGAACGAGTGGGCCGACGAACGCGCCGTCCGTGGCGCCGAGCACGCCGCGAAGGGCACCGCGAGTGCGTGGTCGTCGCTGGGCGGCCTGCATCCTCAACTCGACGTGTCGGCGGCGCCGACGAAGAAGCGCTAG
- a CDS encoding VOC family protein, whose translation MAHGDITHIDIPVADLAKAAAFYSELFGWQIAEPPGFEGYPMWSAPNGISGGGLAPRSEGFTQPRSYVEVDSIDDTIAKAEAAGATVAMGKQPITAKSWWAVIVDPDGNHIGLFEGTTQD comes from the coding sequence ATGGCACACGGCGACATCACGCACATCGACATCCCGGTCGCGGACCTGGCGAAGGCCGCGGCGTTCTACTCCGAGCTGTTCGGATGGCAGATCGCGGAGCCGCCGGGCTTCGAGGGCTACCCGATGTGGTCGGCCCCCAACGGCATCAGCGGCGGCGGACTCGCCCCGCGCAGCGAGGGGTTCACCCAGCCGCGTTCGTACGTCGAGGTCGATTCGATCGACGACACCATCGCCAAGGCCGAGGCCGCGGGCGCAACCGTCGCCATGGGTAAGCAGCCGATCACGGCGAAGAGCTGGTGGGCGGTGATCGTCGACCCCGACGGCAACCACATCGGCCTGTTCGAGGGAACGACCCAGGACTAG
- a CDS encoding Lrp/AsnC family transcriptional regulator: MSVPPADPSLDAADLRLIDELRDDARQPLSRLAATLGLAASTVHARISRLVSRGVIRRFTIDVDPGALGYRTEALVSVRIRPGARAQLTRFAEELRTHPDVAQYFYVAGAEDFVIHFRGRDSADLRSFVTDHLSTHSIVAATNTSLIFERTDGLRGV; the protein is encoded by the coding sequence ATGTCCGTTCCTCCCGCCGATCCTTCACTGGATGCCGCCGATCTCCGACTCATCGACGAGTTACGCGACGATGCCCGCCAGCCGCTCAGTCGTCTTGCCGCGACCCTGGGCCTCGCCGCGTCGACCGTCCACGCGCGCATCTCGCGTCTCGTGTCACGCGGGGTGATCCGTCGCTTCACGATCGACGTCGACCCGGGAGCACTGGGGTACCGCACCGAGGCTCTGGTCTCGGTGCGGATCCGCCCGGGGGCACGCGCGCAGCTGACCCGCTTCGCCGAGGAGCTGCGCACCCACCCCGATGTCGCCCAGTACTTCTATGTCGCCGGTGCGGAGGACTTCGTGATCCACTTCCGCGGGCGCGACAGCGCCGACCTGCGCTCTTTCGTCACCGACCACCTCTCGACGCACTCCATCGTCGCGGCGACCAACACGAGCCTCATCTTCGAGCGCACCGACGGGCTGCGCGGGGTCTGA
- a CDS encoding APC family permease, whose product MGVWSIVGLGLGYMTPTVVFDTFGYVAVETNNVVPAAYALALVVMGFTAISYGKMVGVIPSAGSAYTYVRESMHPSLGFLVGWTSLIDYLLLPMVNALILRSYMEALLPDIPGWVWVVAFTAGVTGIIYLTMRGTSNVNMILLIFSIVVMAVFVVMVIVQLVQGAGAGTVASVQPFFHPEVEFGAVLAGATIVCFSFIGFDAVTMYAEEAKNPKTMPRAILLTVLVGGAIFLVAAYFTQLRFPAHEAFPPEAIADSTLPEIGSQVGGIVLQSVLTAAGFAATLASWLASHASVARMLLVMGRNGVLPKRFFGYISPRTHTPAFTVVLVGIVSLAAIAFTLDQIVDYINYGALIAFTFVNISVIAWFAIRQGRRRTPRDIINYIVMPAIGMALTGLLWVNLDDHALIVGLIWTGLGLVYLVFLTRGFRRPVVSFDENQPVTGFNKIVEPGPRSQI is encoded by the coding sequence CTGGGAGTCTGGTCCATCGTCGGTCTCGGCCTCGGCTACATGACCCCGACGGTCGTGTTCGACACCTTCGGCTATGTCGCCGTCGAGACCAACAACGTCGTCCCCGCCGCCTACGCGCTCGCCCTCGTCGTCATGGGCTTCACCGCGATCAGCTACGGCAAGATGGTCGGCGTCATCCCGAGCGCCGGCTCCGCGTACACGTACGTCCGCGAATCGATGCACCCGAGCCTCGGCTTCCTCGTCGGCTGGACGTCGCTCATCGACTACCTGCTGCTGCCGATGGTCAACGCGCTGATCCTGCGCAGCTACATGGAGGCGCTCCTCCCCGACATCCCGGGATGGGTGTGGGTGGTGGCCTTCACCGCGGGCGTCACCGGGATCATCTACCTGACGATGCGCGGCACCTCCAACGTCAACATGATCCTGCTGATCTTCTCGATCGTGGTCATGGCGGTGTTCGTCGTCATGGTCATCGTGCAATTGGTTCAGGGCGCCGGCGCCGGCACGGTCGCCTCGGTGCAGCCGTTCTTCCACCCCGAGGTCGAGTTCGGCGCGGTGCTGGCGGGTGCGACCATCGTCTGCTTCTCCTTCATCGGCTTCGACGCGGTGACGATGTACGCGGAGGAGGCGAAGAACCCGAAGACCATGCCGCGGGCGATCCTGCTGACCGTGCTGGTGGGCGGCGCGATCTTCCTCGTCGCGGCCTACTTCACGCAGCTGCGCTTCCCGGCGCACGAGGCGTTCCCGCCCGAGGCGATCGCCGACTCAACGCTGCCGGAGATCGGCTCGCAGGTCGGCGGCATCGTGCTGCAGTCGGTGCTGACGGCGGCCGGCTTCGCGGCGACCTTGGCGTCGTGGCTCGCCTCGCACGCCTCGGTCGCCCGCATGCTGCTGGTCATGGGCCGCAACGGCGTGCTGCCGAAGCGCTTCTTCGGCTACATCAGCCCCCGCACCCACACGCCCGCGTTCACGGTGGTGCTGGTCGGCATCGTGAGCCTGGCGGCGATCGCGTTCACGCTCGATCAGATCGTCGACTACATCAACTACGGCGCCCTCATCGCGTTCACCTTCGTGAACATCTCGGTGATCGCCTGGTTCGCGATTCGCCAGGGACGTCGACGGACGCCGCGCGACATCATCAACTACATCGTGATGCCCGCGATCGGCATGGCGCTGACCGGACTGCTGTGGGTGAACCTGGACGATCACGCGCTCATCGTCGGTCTCATCTGGACGGGACTCGGGCTCGTGTACCTCGTCTTCCTCACCCGAGGGTTCCGCCGGCCCGTGGTGTCGTTCGATGAGAACCAGCCGGTCACCGGTTTCAACAAGATCGTCGAACCCGGGCCGCGCTCGCAGATCTGA
- a CDS encoding NUDIX domain-containing protein, translated as MVTTSAGILLYRTDPDGKVSALVAHMGGPFWARKDEGAWSIPKGEFDPRSESARDAAAREFREELGVDPPDVPYVELGTFAYSSGSKKVTVFCGDGTGFLASDADRAALVFGEFEMEWPPRSGRRQSFPEIDRVAWMPLAEAGPRLVAGQRPALDALEVLLRQE; from the coding sequence ATGGTCACGACGAGCGCCGGCATCCTGCTGTACCGGACCGATCCGGACGGCAAGGTGTCGGCGCTCGTCGCACATATGGGCGGTCCGTTCTGGGCGCGCAAGGACGAGGGGGCCTGGTCGATCCCGAAGGGAGAGTTCGACCCGCGGTCGGAGTCGGCGAGGGATGCCGCCGCGCGCGAGTTCCGCGAAGAGCTCGGCGTCGATCCGCCGGACGTCCCGTATGTCGAGCTCGGCACCTTCGCGTACTCTTCGGGCTCGAAGAAGGTCACGGTGTTCTGCGGCGACGGCACGGGATTCCTCGCCTCCGACGCCGACCGCGCCGCGCTCGTGTTCGGCGAGTTCGAGATGGAGTGGCCGCCGCGGTCGGGACGCCGTCAGAGCTTTCCCGAGATCGACCGCGTGGCCTGGATGCCGCTCGCGGAAGCCGGTCCCCGCCTGGTCGCCGGGCAGCGACCGGCGCTCGACGCGTTGGAAGTGCTGCTGCGTCAGGAATGA
- a CDS encoding pyridoxal phosphate-dependent decarboxylase family protein, with product MTDAARMHDVTAETRRIVDLVLDYSRERLLAQDTPLDKPLPAAELSRLAGRTISEEGVGAERALGVFTHVLAPACITTDDPRYLSFIPTAPTKAAAAFDLVVSASALYGGSWLEGAGAVHAENEVLRWLADEFGLPASAGGVFVQGGTLGNLSALVAAREAARAHRADTGTAAPTRWAVVCSSQAHSSIASAARVMDVDVVTVPTDADGVLRGDAVAAVLADVHERVFAVVATAGSTNFGIVDDIAGVAAAARAHGIWLHVDGAYGLAGMLSPLARHLYAGVEQADSVIVDPHKWLFAPFDACALIYRDPEQGRRAHTQHAEYLDTLTDRSDYSPSDYAAHLTRRARGLPLWFSLATHGAAAYREAVSASIVLARRIADEIEVRSGFSLVRQPQLGVVVFERDGWTRADYEAWSQRLLDVQHAFVTPSSHEGRANARFAILNPRTTFEDLTGILDTMR from the coding sequence ATGACCGATGCCGCCCGCATGCACGACGTCACCGCCGAGACCCGCCGCATCGTCGACCTGGTGCTCGACTACTCGCGCGAGCGCCTGCTCGCCCAGGACACCCCGCTGGACAAGCCGCTGCCCGCCGCGGAACTCAGCCGACTGGCGGGGCGGACGATCTCCGAAGAGGGGGTCGGCGCCGAGCGCGCGCTCGGGGTGTTCACGCACGTCCTCGCACCCGCCTGCATCACGACCGACGACCCGCGGTACCTCTCGTTCATCCCGACCGCGCCCACGAAGGCAGCCGCGGCCTTCGACCTCGTCGTGTCGGCGAGCGCCCTCTACGGCGGCTCCTGGCTGGAGGGTGCCGGCGCCGTGCACGCCGAGAACGAGGTGCTGCGCTGGCTGGCCGACGAGTTCGGCCTGCCGGCATCCGCGGGAGGCGTCTTCGTGCAGGGCGGCACGCTCGGCAACCTGTCGGCCCTCGTCGCCGCGCGCGAGGCGGCGCGCGCGCACCGGGCCGACACCGGTACCGCCGCGCCGACCCGCTGGGCCGTCGTCTGCAGCTCGCAGGCGCACTCCTCGATCGCGTCGGCCGCGCGCGTCATGGACGTCGACGTCGTCACGGTGCCGACGGATGCCGACGGCGTGCTGCGCGGCGATGCGGTCGCCGCGGTGCTGGCCGATGTGCACGAGCGGGTCTTCGCCGTCGTCGCGACGGCCGGCTCGACCAACTTCGGCATCGTCGACGACATCGCCGGTGTCGCGGCGGCAGCCCGCGCCCACGGGATCTGGCTGCACGTCGACGGCGCCTACGGCCTCGCCGGCATGCTCTCACCCCTCGCCCGCCACCTGTACGCCGGAGTCGAGCAGGCCGACTCGGTGATCGTCGATCCGCACAAGTGGCTGTTCGCCCCGTTCGATGCGTGCGCGCTCATCTACCGCGACCCCGAGCAGGGCCGGCGCGCGCACACCCAGCACGCGGAGTACCTCGACACCCTGACCGACCGCTCCGACTACAGCCCGTCCGACTACGCCGCGCACCTCACCCGCCGTGCCCGGGGGCTTCCGCTGTGGTTCTCGCTCGCCACGCACGGCGCGGCCGCGTACCGCGAGGCCGTCAGCGCCTCGATCGTGCTGGCCCGGCGGATCGCGGATGAGATCGAGGTGCGCTCCGGCTTCTCGCTGGTGCGCCAGCCGCAGCTCGGTGTCGTCGTGTTCGAGCGCGACGGCTGGACCCGCGCCGACTACGAGGCCTGGTCGCAGCGCCTCCTCGACGTGCAGCACGCGTTCGTGACACCGTCGAGCCACGAGGGACGCGCCAACGCCCGGTTCGCAATCCTGAACCCCCGCACCACGTTCGAGGACCTCACCGGCATCCTCGACACCATGCGCTGA
- a CDS encoding Lrp/AsnC family transcriptional regulator, with amino-acid sequence MPQTTEIAPSRRQPLDAASKAIIEQLQEDGRRPYAEIAKAVGLSEAATRQRVQKLVDQGVMQIVAVTDPLQLGFARQAMIGIRVAGDTRGIAARLSTLPGISYVVSTAGSFDLLVEVVCENDDDLMDLLNEQIRALPEVVSTETFVYLKLHRQLYNWGTR; translated from the coding sequence ATGCCTCAGACGACGGAAATCGCACCCTCGCGCCGACAGCCCCTGGATGCCGCGTCCAAAGCGATCATCGAGCAGTTGCAGGAGGACGGACGCCGGCCCTACGCCGAGATCGCGAAGGCCGTCGGCCTCAGCGAGGCCGCCACGCGCCAGCGGGTGCAGAAGCTCGTCGACCAGGGCGTGATGCAGATCGTGGCCGTCACCGACCCGCTCCAGCTCGGCTTCGCGCGTCAGGCGATGATCGGCATCCGGGTCGCCGGTGACACCCGCGGCATCGCCGCCCGGCTGTCGACCCTGCCCGGCATCAGCTACGTGGTGTCGACGGCAGGCTCGTTCGATCTGCTCGTCGAGGTCGTCTGCGAGAACGACGACGACCTCATGGACCTGCTCAACGAGCAGATCCGCGCCCTTCCCGAGGTGGTCTCGACCGAGACGTTCGTCTACCTCAAACTCCACCGTCAGCTCTACAACTGGGGGACACGATGA
- the ald gene encoding alanine dehydrogenase, which translates to MIIGVPTEIKDSERRVGMTPTGVDELSAHGHRVLIQSGAGVGSGFGDDAYRAAGAEIVAEAADVWGGADLLVKVKEPIAPEYGFLRSDLTLFTYLHLAAAPALTTALLDAGTTAIAYETVQLPDRSLPLLAPMSEIAGRLSVQVGAQQLLGPVGGRGVLLGGVPGTPRGRVVVIGGGVAGTHAAQMAVGLGAHVTIVDLSIPQLRRLDERFDGRVDTRVSTRSTIADLVADADLVIGSVLVPGAAAPKLVTLDMVERMRPGSVLVDIAVDQGGCFEGTHATTHTDPTYRVHDAIYYAVANMPGAVPLTSTLALTNATLRYTLALADRGTEAALEADASLRAGLSIRGGEVIDTRILA; encoded by the coding sequence ATGATCATCGGCGTTCCCACAGAGATCAAAGACAGCGAGCGCCGCGTCGGCATGACGCCGACGGGGGTCGACGAGCTCTCTGCACACGGCCACCGGGTGCTCATCCAGAGCGGCGCCGGCGTCGGGTCGGGTTTCGGCGATGACGCCTACCGCGCCGCCGGAGCCGAGATCGTGGCCGAGGCCGCCGATGTCTGGGGCGGCGCGGACCTTCTCGTCAAGGTCAAGGAGCCGATCGCGCCCGAGTACGGCTTCCTGCGCTCGGACCTGACGCTGTTCACCTACCTGCATCTGGCCGCCGCGCCGGCGCTGACGACGGCTCTCCTGGATGCCGGTACCACCGCCATCGCCTACGAGACGGTTCAGCTGCCCGATCGGTCGCTGCCGCTGCTGGCCCCCATGAGCGAGATCGCCGGCCGACTGTCGGTGCAGGTGGGTGCGCAGCAGTTGCTCGGCCCGGTCGGCGGACGTGGCGTCCTGCTCGGTGGCGTGCCCGGCACCCCGCGCGGGCGTGTCGTGGTGATCGGTGGTGGCGTCGCCGGCACCCACGCCGCACAGATGGCCGTGGGACTCGGAGCGCACGTCACCATCGTCGACCTGTCGATCCCGCAGCTGCGCCGCCTCGACGAGCGTTTCGACGGCCGCGTCGACACGCGTGTGTCCACCCGTTCGACGATTGCCGACCTCGTCGCCGACGCCGACCTCGTCATCGGCTCGGTGCTGGTACCCGGCGCCGCGGCGCCCAAGCTCGTGACGCTCGACATGGTCGAGCGCATGCGGCCGGGCTCGGTGCTCGTCGACATCGCGGTCGACCAGGGCGGCTGCTTCGAGGGCACCCACGCGACCACGCACACCGATCCGACCTATCGGGTGCACGACGCCATCTACTACGCCGTCGCCAACATGCCCGGAGCGGTGCCGTTGACCTCGACCCTCGCGCTCACCAACGCGACGCTGCGATACACGCTCGCGCTCGCCGATCGCGGCACCGAGGCGGCGCTCGAGGCCGACGCGTCGCTGCGTGCGGGTCTGTCGATCCGCGGCGGCGAGGTCATCGACACCCGCATCCTCGCCTGA
- a CDS encoding aspartate aminotransferase family protein — translation MTIDDADLQAKARDHLWMHFARQSVMTEGSGVPIIVKGEGHHIWDSRGKRYIDGLAGLFVVNAGHGRSRIAQAAATQAEELAFFPLWSYAHPSGIEAADRIANLAPGELNHVFFSTGGGEAVETAFKLAKHYWKLQGKPTKHKVISRAIAYHGTTQGALAITGLPVMKHMFEPVTPGGFRVPNTNYYRAAESGFGGGTPEEFGLWAADRIEQMIQFEGPETVAAVFLEPVQNAGGCFPAPAGYFQRVREICDRYDVLLVSDEVICAFGRLGHYFGAQAYDYQPDMITFAKAVTSGYAPLGGTIVSDRVYEPFAHGDLSFPHGYTFGGHPVSAAVALENLDVFEEEKLLENVRENSPVFRATLEKLLDLPIVGDVRGDGYFFGIELVKDKATKETFDDDESERLLRGFLSKALFDAGLYCRADDRGDPVIQLAPPLTIGPAEFTEIEQILRSVLTEAWNRL, via the coding sequence ATGACCATCGACGACGCCGACCTGCAGGCCAAGGCCCGCGACCACCTCTGGATGCACTTCGCACGCCAGTCGGTGATGACCGAGGGCTCGGGCGTACCCATCATCGTCAAGGGTGAGGGTCACCACATCTGGGACTCCCGCGGCAAGCGCTACATCGACGGGCTCGCCGGCCTGTTCGTCGTCAACGCCGGACACGGCCGCTCGCGCATCGCCCAGGCCGCGGCCACGCAGGCGGAGGAGCTCGCGTTCTTCCCGCTGTGGTCGTACGCCCACCCGTCGGGCATCGAGGCTGCCGACCGCATCGCGAACCTCGCGCCGGGCGAGCTCAACCACGTCTTCTTCTCCACCGGCGGCGGCGAGGCGGTCGAGACGGCCTTCAAGCTCGCGAAGCACTACTGGAAGCTGCAGGGAAAGCCCACCAAGCACAAGGTGATCTCGCGCGCGATCGCCTACCACGGCACCACGCAGGGCGCCCTCGCGATCACCGGCCTACCCGTCATGAAGCACATGTTCGAGCCCGTGACGCCGGGCGGCTTCCGCGTGCCGAACACCAACTACTACCGCGCCGCCGAGTCGGGCTTCGGCGGGGGAACTCCGGAGGAGTTCGGCCTGTGGGCCGCCGACCGCATCGAGCAGATGATCCAGTTCGAAGGACCCGAGACGGTCGCCGCCGTGTTCCTCGAGCCCGTCCAGAATGCCGGCGGCTGCTTCCCGGCGCCGGCGGGCTACTTCCAGCGGGTGCGCGAGATCTGCGACCGCTACGACGTGCTGCTCGTCTCCGACGAGGTAATCTGCGCCTTCGGCCGGCTCGGCCACTACTTCGGGGCGCAGGCCTACGACTACCAGCCCGACATGATTACCTTCGCCAAGGCCGTCACCAGCGGCTACGCGCCGCTGGGCGGCACGATCGTGAGCGACCGCGTCTACGAGCCCTTCGCACACGGCGACCTGTCGTTCCCGCACGGCTACACCTTCGGCGGGCACCCCGTCTCGGCTGCCGTCGCGCTGGAGAACCTCGACGTGTTCGAAGAGGAGAAGTTGCTTGAGAACGTGCGGGAGAACTCCCCCGTGTTCCGCGCGACACTCGAGAAGCTCCTCGACCTGCCGATCGTCGGCGACGTGCGCGGCGACGGCTACTTCTTCGGCATCGAGCTGGTCAAGGACAAGGCCACGAAGGAGACCTTCGACGACGACGAGTCGGAGCGGCTGCTGCGCGGCTTCCTCTCCAAGGCGCTGTTCGACGCGGGTCTGTACTGCCGCGCCGACGACCGCGGCGACCCCGTCATCCAGCTCGCCCCGCCGCTGACCATCGGCCCCGCCGAGTTCACCGAGATCGAGCAGATCCTGCGCTCCGTGCTCACGGAGGCCTGGAACCGCCTCTGA